TTACCGCTCAATTTTAAGGCATTTTAGATGGATTATTTAGAAAAATTAAAGCAAATTAAAGAAAAATTCGATGAAATTGAAAAAGATTTAATGAATCCGGAAGTTCTATCAAATCAGCAAAAGGTTATAGAATTAAGTAAAAAAAGAAGTGAACTTATGGAAATTGTTGAAGCATACAATAAATATTCAAAATTGTTGAATGATATTGACGGAAATAAGGAATTAATTGAATCATCTGATGAAAGTGAAATTATTGAAATAGCAGAAAGTGAACTTGAAGAATTGTTAATAAAAAAAGAAGAATTAGAAGAAGAAATTAAATTTTTACTAATTCCAAAAGATCCAAATGATACTAAAAACGTAATTGTTGAAATTAGAGCTGGAACCGGCGGAGATGAAGCCGGAATTTTTGCAAATGATTTATTTAGAATGTATGCGCGTTTTGCGGAATTAAAAGGTTGGAAAATCGAAATTATTGATTTGAATGAATCAACTATGAACGGAATTAAAGAAGTAGTTTTTAGTTTGGCGGGAAATGAAATTTATGGCGATTTAAAATTTGAAAGCGGTGTTCACAGAGTTCAAAGAGTTCCATTAACTGAAGGTAGTGGAAGAGTTCATACTTCTGCAGCATCTGTAGTTGTTATGCCTGAAGCAGAAGATGTTGAAGTAGAAATTGATATGAATGATGTTAAAATTGATGTTTACAGATCTGGCGGCGCTGGGGGACAAAATGTTAATAAAGTTGAAACTGCAATTAGAATGACTCATTTGCCAACCGGAATTGT
The nucleotide sequence above comes from Ignavibacteriota bacterium. Encoded proteins:
- the prfA gene encoding peptide chain release factor 1; translated protein: MDYLEKLKQIKEKFDEIEKDLMNPEVLSNQQKVIELSKKRSELMEIVEAYNKYSKLLNDIDGNKELIESSDESEIIEIAESELEELLIKKEELEEEIKFLLIPKDPNDTKNVIVEIRAGTGGDEAGIFANDLFRMYARFAELKGWKIEIIDLNESTMNGIKEVVFSLAGNEIYGDLKFESGVHRVQRVPLTEGSGRVHTSAASVVVMPEAEDVEVEIDMNDVKIDVYRSGGAGGQNVNKVETAIRMTHLPTGIVVQCQDERSQLKNRQKALKVLKTRLYDLKLQEQTDEISAQRKSVVKRGDRSDKIRTYNYPQNRVTDHRIGLTLYDLSSIMEGELFELIEKMKIADRTEKLKA